A segment of the Cohnella algarum genome:
TCACAGGAGGCTTCGGAAGCCGCGCGCTTCAGAAGTCAACCGCCAACTCCGAAGCGAAGAGCTCCAAGCGCAAAGCCGCTACCTCAACCGATTGAAAAAAGCGCTCATCCGCTCCGCGTCCGAGGAGTAGACGTTCACGACGCCCAGCAAGCTGTCCGCCTGGCCGATCACGTCGGCGAATTTGCCGTACAGCCGGTTCAAATAGGGGCGATCCGCCAAGGCGTGGAACCGGAACGTGCGGACGTTTTCGTTTTCGGAGACGATATGGTTGACCAAAAAGCGGAAGCCCGTTACGAAAGCGCCGCTCTTGCGATACCCCTCGGAAATGATCGCGGAGTCCACGAACGCGACTTCTCCTTGCGGATGAGGCTCCCCGTCGGCGGTCAGGTACCGATAATAGGTCCAGCCGATCGTTTGGCCGTCGTGGCCGCGCGCGAGCACCACCTGGGAATTCGGGACGGTTCGCAAAATATAGAGGAGAGCTTCTCCCAAGTTGAAGTTGCCGCTGAAATCCGCACGGTTTCGGATAAAATATTGGGAAAATTGCGCCAAGTCCTGCGCATCCCGGCAAACTTTAAAGTTGATTTTCATTCGGAGCCAACGTCCTCCTATTTTTTGAATGCATCTTTCAGGACCGGTCCGAATCGCCGTCATACAACTCGTGCCGGAACCTCATCGCATAGCGGTAAAGCGAGGAAAAGTCGGTTCGATACTCTTCCAGGGTTCCCCGATGCGTATCGACCGAGGCGGTCCGTTGCCCGAGCTTGGCGCATAGCCTTTGAAGCTTCGCCTGCGCGGGAATCCAGAAGCGGATCTCCGAAACGGGCCTCTCCTTCTGGGCGAGATGTTGCGTCAAAAACTGCAAGCCTTGCAGGAACAGCCGGGTATTGCGATAGCGCTCCGCGATAAAAACGGTTTGAACTTGAACGATCTCCGCGTCCCGATAGTCGTTTTCCCCCGTGCCGTGGATGCAGCCGAGCGCGGCGATCGGCTCGTCCTCGCCGTCGAAGCAGACGATCGCCTCCGCACCCAGCAAAATCGGACTTCCGATAAAACTGAGCGCAACGGGAAAATCGTACGGCAAATTCAGCTCCGCATAATGTTCGAGCAAAAAATCGAGATAACGCTCCTGATACGCCTCGAAAGCGCATACCGCAAAGTAATGATCCATAGGCAAACCGGGCTCCTTTGTCGCGGGATATTTTGATTATTGACCCGGTTTTTGAAAATGTAAATCGGCGATAAAAAAAGACCCGGGCTAGCCGGATCGGTGGCGCTTGCGCTTGGCCGGATTACTTGGCCGCTGCCGTGCGGACTTGCTCGCTTGCTTTCAAAAGATCCACGATCGTGAATCGGCCCAATTTGCTGCCTTCTTTCTTATCTAAGTTGGGAGGCATAGGAACCATGATGGCATCTCCTTCACTGGTGTAATGGGTGAAACTGCTGCGAAAAATCCGCAAGCGGCTTAGCTATGCTCTTAATATAGCAGAGATTCGACCGCTTTTCTGTAATTGTAACTACAAATCGGGATTTATTTTCGGATCGGTTTGGGAGAAGGAGCAGGAAGTAACGGAAGGTGTCGAATTTTTCCAATAGGGCGGAGGTGGGCCGATGATGAAGTTCAAATGCGAAGGGGCGAGCCGGGGAAAGGGGACTTGTTCGAGGCGGACGTGGAAAGAGCGGCGCTAAGAGCTCACAGTGCGGGAAAAAATTTCGCGAATAACGGCTTCGCGCGACCGTTAAATCGGAAGATCGGCCGTTTTCGCTCGTAGTGCGGGAAATTTGGCAAATAACGGCCTCGCGCGACCGTTAAATCGGAAGATCGGCCGTTTTCGCTCGTACTCGAACGAGTTAACGGCCACCAGGGGCCGCTATTCGCTCGTAGTGCGGGAAACTTCGCGAATAACGGCCTCGCGCGACCGTTAAATTCGGAAGATCGGCCGTTTTCGCTCACACTCGAACGAATTAACGGCCACCAGGGGCCGCTATTCGCTCGTAGTGCGGGAAATTTCGCGAATAACGGTCCCGCCGCGACCGTTAGCGCAGCCTCGCGCGAGTGGCCCCGCCACCGGCTGCCGGCGCAAGCCCCGCCAGCTCCGCGAGCCGCCCGCGGCTACGCCTGTCGCCAGACGGCGTAGCCGAACGCGGGCAGCTCCGCCTGCAGCCGCCCGCGGCCGAGCGGCGCCGGCTCGCCGGTGAAGGCGTCCGCCCAGCTGCCCGCGGCAGGGACGGACACGGACGCGCTCTCGCCTCCGGCGTTCATCGCGACGATGAACCGCTCGCCGTCCGCCGCGCGCCGCTCGTACACGAGCGTGCGGCTGCCCGGCTCCGCCTGCAAAAAGCGGATGTCCGCGCTCCGCAGCGCGGCGTGGTTTTTGCGCAGGCGGATCGCGCCGGCGAAAAACCGGAGCAGCTCCCGGTCCTGCTTCTCCTCCTCCCACGCCATGCATTCGCGGCAGCCCGGATCGCCGTCGCCGCTCATGCCGACCTCGTCCCCGTAATAGACGCACGGGGTGCCGGGATACGTCAGCTTGAACAGCGTCGCCAGCTTCATCCGGCCGACGTCGCCGCCGCATCGCGTGAGCAGGCGCGGGGTGTCGTGGCTGCCGAGCAGGTTGAACGCCGTTTCGGTCACCTGCTGCGGATAGGCGGCGAGCTGCGCCCCGATCGCGTTCGCGAACTTCGCGGCGTCGATCGTGCCTTCGGCGAAGAAGTCGATGACGGCGTTCGTGAGCGGATAGTTCATGACCGCGTCGAACTGGTCGCCTTGCAGCCAAGGTATCGAATCGTGCCAAATTTCCCCCAAAATGTAGGCATCCGGCTTGGCGGCCTTGACCGTGTCGCGGAACTCGCGCCAAAACCGGTGGTCGACCTCGTTGGCGACGTCGAGACGCCAGCCGTCGATGCCGACTTCCTCGATCCAGTAGCGGGCGACGTCGAGCAGGTACTTTTTGACCTCGGGATGCTCCGTGTTCAGCTTCGGCATGATCGGCTCGAAGGCGAACGTATCGTAAGTGGGAATGCCGCCTGCGACCCGCAGCGGAAATTCCCGGACGTGGAACCAGCCGGCGTAAGGCGAATCGGCCCCTTTTTCCAGAACGTCCACGAACGGCGGGAACTCGCGCCCGGAATGGTTGAACACCGCGTCGAGCATGACCCGGATGCCCCGCGCGTGGCAGGCGTCGACCAGCTCCTTGAGCTTATCGTTCGTGCCGAAATGAGGATCGACCTTGAGATAATCCTTCGTATCGTATTTATGGTTGGTCGTCGCCTCGAACAGCGGATTGAAATAAATCGCGTTGACCCCGAGATCCGCCAAATGGTCCAAATGGTCGAGCACGCCCTGCAAATCCCCGCCGAAGAAATTCGTCGGCGTCGGTTCGGCGCTTCCCCACGGCAGCGCGCCCTCCGGATCGTTCGAAGGGTCGCCGTTCGCGAAGCGCTCGGGGAAAATTTGATAGAACACCGCGTCCTTCACCCACTCCGGCGGGGCAAACACGTCGACC
Coding sequences within it:
- a CDS encoding alpha-glycosidase, with the translated sequence MLREAIFHRPKMNWAYAYDERTIHLRVRTKRNEMEAVNAIVGDKYAWERTKRIVPMRAFAADELFDYWEAAVEPPYRRLRYGFHFVRGGEELYLTEKEFRETPPPDSLELFDFPFINPVDVFAPPEWVKDAVFYQIFPERFANGDPSNDPEGALPWGSAEPTPTNFFGGDLQGVLDHLDHLADLGVNAIYFNPLFEATTNHKYDTKDYLKVDPHFGTNDKLKELVDACHARGIRVMLDAVFNHSGREFPPFVDVLEKGADSPYAGWFHVREFPLRVAGGIPTYDTFAFEPIMPKLNTEHPEVKKYLLDVARYWIEEVGIDGWRLDVANEVDHRFWREFRDTVKAAKPDAYILGEIWHDSIPWLQGDQFDAVMNYPLTNAVIDFFAEGTIDAAKFANAIGAQLAAYPQQVTETAFNLLGSHDTPRLLTRCGGDVGRMKLATLFKLTYPGTPCVYYGDEVGMSGDGDPGCRECMAWEEEKQDRELLRFFAGAIRLRKNHAALRSADIRFLQAEPGSRTLVYERRAADGERFIVAMNAGGESASVSVPAAGSWADAFTGEPAPLGRGRLQAELPAFGYAVWRQA